A region from the Halobellus litoreus genome encodes:
- a CDS encoding DNA-directed RNA polymerase subunit K: MSGRTQYNRYEKARILGARALQVSYGAPVLVDTDQSEPILVAAEEYDAGVLPFTVKREDS; the protein is encoded by the coding sequence ATGAGCGGACGCACACAGTACAACCGGTACGAGAAGGCCCGCATCCTCGGCGCGCGAGCGCTGCAGGTGTCCTACGGCGCACCGGTCCTCGTCGACACCGACCAGTCGGAACCGATCCTGGTCGCCGCCGAGGAGTACGACGCCGGCGTGCTGCCGTTCACGGTCAAGCGGGAGGACAGTTGA
- a CDS encoding DNA-directed RNA polymerase subunit N: MMIPVRCFTCGNVVGEHWDEFKERAREGDEDPAKVLDELGVERHCCRRMMVSHKDLVDVVAPYQ, translated from the coding sequence ATGATGATACCAGTTCGGTGTTTCACCTGCGGCAACGTCGTCGGTGAACACTGGGACGAATTCAAAGAGCGCGCCCGTGAGGGCGACGAGGACCCGGCGAAGGTCTTAGACGAACTCGGCGTCGAGCGGCACTGCTGCCGACGGATGATGGTTTCGCACAAGGACCTCGTCGACGTCGTCGCCCCCTACCAATGA
- a CDS encoding 30S ribosomal protein S9 — MVTNTSGKKKTAIARATVRDGEGRVRIDSQPVELVEPEMARLKMLEPFRIAGEDLRSQVDIDVSVSGGGFAGQADAARTAIARGLVQHLNDAELRDAYMDFDRSLLVNDVRQSEPKKWGGPGARARYQKSYR, encoded by the coding sequence ATGGTAACGAATACCTCTGGGAAGAAGAAGACGGCCATCGCCCGCGCCACCGTGCGCGACGGCGAGGGTCGCGTCCGAATCGACTCCCAGCCCGTCGAACTCGTCGAGCCGGAGATGGCCCGCCTGAAGATGCTGGAACCGTTCCGCATCGCCGGCGAGGACCTCCGCTCGCAGGTCGACATCGACGTCAGCGTCTCCGGCGGCGGGTTCGCCGGACAGGCCGACGCCGCGCGGACGGCGATCGCCCGCGGGCTGGTGCAGCATCTCAACGACGCCGAGCTCCGTGACGCGTACATGGACTTCGACCGCTCGCTGCTCGTCAACGACGTGCGCCAGTCCGAGCCCAAGAAGTGGGGCGGACCGGGTGCGCGGGCGCGCTACCAGAAGTCCTACCGCTGA
- a CDS encoding 50S ribosomal protein L13 gives MSLAEFDADVVVDARNCIVGRVASEVAQRALAGETVAIVNAEDAVITGTEEDVMATYGKRAEVGSDRGPHYPTRPDGIFKRAVRGMLPYKKQRGREALSNVRVYVGNPFDEDGEALDDTTLDRLSNIKFLTLGEISENLGAKVTW, from the coding sequence ATGAGCCTCGCAGAGTTCGACGCCGACGTCGTCGTCGACGCGCGGAACTGCATCGTCGGCCGTGTCGCCAGCGAGGTCGCCCAACGGGCCCTCGCCGGCGAGACGGTCGCCATCGTCAACGCGGAGGACGCCGTCATCACCGGTACCGAAGAGGACGTGATGGCGACCTACGGGAAGCGAGCGGAGGTCGGCTCCGACCGCGGACCGCACTACCCGACGCGTCCGGACGGGATCTTCAAGCGCGCCGTGCGCGGGATGCTCCCGTACAAGAAACAGCGCGGTCGCGAAGCGCTCTCGAACGTCCGCGTCTACGTGGGCAACCCGTTCGACGAGGACGGCGAGGCGCTCGACGACACCACGCTGGATCGGCTCTCGAACATCAAGTTCCTCACGCTCGGAGAGATTTCCGAGAACCTGGGTGCGAAAGTCACATGGTAA
- a CDS encoding 50S ribosomal protein L18e, producing MSKTNPRLNSLIAELKAVSRESGANIWQDVADRLEKPRRTHAEVNLGRIERYAQEDETVVVPGKVLGSGALQKNVTVAAVDFSSSARKKIEQVGDTVALERAIEENPDGSNVRVIR from the coding sequence ATGAGTAAGACGAATCCGAGACTCAACAGTCTCATCGCCGAGCTGAAGGCGGTCTCTCGCGAGTCCGGTGCCAACATCTGGCAGGACGTCGCGGACCGTCTGGAGAAGCCGCGGCGCACCCACGCGGAGGTCAACCTCGGGCGTATCGAACGGTACGCCCAAGAGGACGAGACCGTCGTCGTCCCCGGCAAGGTGCTGGGGAGTGGGGCGCTGCAGAAGAACGTTACAGTCGCGGCGGTCGACTTCTCGTCGTCCGCTCGAAAGAAAATCGAACAGGTCGGGGACACGGTGGCGCTCGAACGCGCCATCGAGGAGAACCCCGACGGAAGCAACGTGCGGGTGATCCGATGA
- a CDS encoding DNA-directed RNA polymerase subunit D yields the protein MTNDFEVEFIERGDRKARFLVRGASPAVANGIRRAMVADVPTFSIDTVRFVENSSVMFDEMIGLRLGLVPLTTPLDDFEVGDTVTLALDVRGPATAYSGDIESSDALVQPADENVPIVELKEDQHLEFEADAVLDSGKAHAKHQGGVSVGYRHLQRVEVVGDAGEFASQEPNILRGVIEEGAAAHAADESAEDGDLVPTDAFDNDLTNRYPGKEVEIHDVPEAFVFHVETDGSFTVEELVLRAAGTLGDRAAELEEKVAV from the coding sequence ATGACGAACGATTTCGAGGTCGAGTTCATCGAACGCGGCGATCGGAAGGCCCGATTCCTCGTCCGCGGCGCGTCGCCGGCCGTCGCCAACGGCATCCGCCGGGCGATGGTGGCCGACGTGCCGACGTTCAGTATCGACACCGTCCGGTTCGTCGAGAACTCCTCGGTGATGTTCGACGAGATGATCGGGCTCCGACTCGGGCTCGTCCCGCTGACGACGCCGCTCGACGACTTCGAGGTCGGCGACACCGTCACCCTCGCGCTCGACGTGCGGGGGCCGGCGACGGCGTACTCCGGCGACATCGAGTCGTCTGACGCGCTCGTGCAGCCGGCGGACGAGAACGTCCCCATCGTCGAACTGAAAGAGGATCAACACCTCGAGTTCGAGGCCGACGCGGTCCTCGACTCCGGGAAGGCGCACGCCAAACACCAGGGCGGCGTCTCCGTCGGCTACCGACACCTCCAGCGCGTGGAGGTCGTCGGCGACGCCGGCGAGTTCGCCTCGCAGGAACCGAACATCCTGCGCGGCGTGATCGAGGAGGGCGCGGCGGCCCACGCTGCGGACGAGAGCGCCGAAGACGGCGACCTCGTCCCCACCGACGCGTTCGACAACGACCTCACGAACCGGTATCCGGGCAAGGAGGTCGAGATCCACGACGTGCCCGAGGCGTTCGTCTTCCACGTGGAGACGGACGGGTCGTTCACCGTCGAGGAACTAGTGCTTCGCGCCGCCGGAACGCTCGGCGACCGCGCAGCGGAACTCGAAGAGAAAGTCGCAGTATAG
- a CDS encoding 30S ribosomal protein S11: MSESETTRDKWGIAHVHASFNNTLITVTDLTGAETIVKSSGGAVVKQNRDEASPYAAMQMAESVAEEIKAAGIEGLHVRVRGPGGNDNKSPGPGAQATIRALARAGLEIGRIEDVTPIPHDGTRAPKNSRL; the protein is encoded by the coding sequence ATGAGCGAATCCGAGACAACCCGAGACAAGTGGGGGATCGCCCACGTCCACGCGTCGTTCAACAACACGCTCATCACGGTCACGGATCTGACCGGCGCCGAGACGATCGTCAAGTCGTCCGGCGGCGCCGTGGTGAAGCAGAACCGCGACGAAGCGTCGCCGTACGCGGCGATGCAGATGGCCGAGTCCGTCGCCGAGGAGATCAAGGCGGCGGGCATCGAGGGCCTGCACGTTCGCGTCCGCGGCCCGGGCGGGAACGACAACAAGAGCCCCGGCCCCGGCGCGCAGGCGACGATCCGTGCGCTGGCCCGCGCCGGCCTCGAGATCGGCCGCATCGAGGACGTCACACCGATCCCGCACGACGGGACCCGAGCGCCGAAAAACAGCCGCCTCTGA
- a CDS encoding 30S ribosomal protein S4: MATGNNTKRYETPNHPFQGERIVQEGDLLGRYGLKNKEELWRAQSELRNYRREARRLIGEAQGDLEAAEAAGEEFLDRLRRYGVLSEDDDISRVLGLDVTDILERRLQTVAYRKGLASTPEQARQFIVHGHVVVDDARVTRPSKTVEVVEEDGIAFDETSPLADELHPERAEGQE, from the coding sequence ATGGCGACCGGAAACAACACCAAGCGGTACGAGACGCCGAATCACCCGTTCCAGGGCGAGCGCATCGTCCAGGAGGGTGACCTGCTCGGCCGCTACGGCCTGAAGAACAAAGAGGAGCTCTGGCGCGCGCAGTCGGAGCTCCGGAACTACCGACGCGAGGCCCGACGCCTCATCGGCGAGGCCCAGGGCGACCTGGAGGCAGCCGAGGCCGCCGGCGAGGAGTTCCTCGACCGGCTCCGCCGCTACGGCGTCCTCTCCGAGGACGACGACATCAGTCGCGTCCTCGGCCTCGACGTCACCGACATTCTCGAACGCCGACTGCAGACCGTCGCGTACCGGAAGGGCCTCGCGAGCACGCCCGAGCAGGCGCGGCAGTTCATCGTCCACGGCCACGTCGTCGTCGACGACGCGCGCGTCACGCGCCCGTCGAAGACCGTCGAAGTGGTCGAGGAAGACGGCATCGCGTTCGACGAGACGAGTCCGCTCGCGGACGAGCTACACCCCGAGCGCGCGGAGGGACAGGAGTAA
- a CDS encoding 30S ribosomal protein S13: MSAEEPQDDAPEEEEDLRYFVRIGQTDLDGTKTVERSLSEMKGIGKRTARIVADAADVDRHATFGLLDDDEIDSVVEVVESFDEHIPEWMANRQSDFFTGETTHETGSDLEEKRRHDINRMKMIDSYRGVRHKRGQKVRGQRTKSTGRTEGTIGVNVEAIKEEAAAEEAAAEEGDEE, translated from the coding sequence ATGAGTGCAGAAGAACCACAGGACGACGCTCCCGAGGAGGAGGAAGACCTCCGTTACTTCGTCCGGATCGGACAGACCGATCTCGACGGGACGAAGACGGTAGAGCGAAGTCTCAGCGAGATGAAAGGAATCGGCAAGCGCACGGCGCGCATCGTTGCCGACGCCGCGGATGTGGACCGACACGCGACGTTCGGTCTGCTCGACGACGACGAGATCGACTCCGTCGTCGAGGTCGTCGAGAGCTTCGACGAACACATCCCCGAGTGGATGGCCAACCGGCAGAGCGACTTCTTCACCGGAGAGACCACCCACGAGACCGGCTCGGACCTCGAAGAGAAGCGCCGCCACGACATCAACCGCATGAAGATGATCGACTCCTACAGGGGCGTCCGACACAAGCGCGGACAGAAGGTCCGCGGACAGCGGACGAAGTCCACCGGACGTACCGAGGGGACGATCGGCGTCAACGTCGAGGCGATCAAAGAGGAGGCGGCCGCCGAAGAGGCCGCCGCCGAGGAAGGCGACGAAGAGTAA
- a CDS encoding thioredoxin family protein: protein MSTDAAAGDSTPERPVHLDSEADLDEFLATHDRVLVDFYTEGCALCASIEPVVGNVARAHDDLAVATINPRDDPPLIDRFSITSAPTLVLFEKGEVVGRLASGFQGGDAIDAFLENPRGDE from the coding sequence ATGAGCACCGACGCAGCTGCCGGCGACTCGACGCCGGAACGGCCGGTCCACCTCGACAGCGAAGCCGACCTCGACGAGTTCCTCGCGACGCACGACCGCGTCCTCGTCGACTTCTACACCGAGGGCTGTGCGCTGTGCGCCAGCATCGAACCCGTCGTCGGAAACGTCGCGCGCGCACACGACGACCTCGCCGTCGCGACGATCAACCCCCGCGACGATCCGCCGCTGATCGACCGGTTCTCGATTACGAGCGCCCCGACTCTCGTGCTCTTCGAGAAGGGCGAGGTCGTCGGTCGCCTGGCCAGCGGTTTCCAGGGCGGCGACGCCATCGACGCGTTCCTCGAGAACCCCCGCGGCGACGAATAG